Below is a window of Pontibacillus halophilus JSM 076056 = DSM 19796 DNA.
NNNNNNNNNNNNNNNNNNNNNNNNNNNNNNNNNNNNNNNNNNNNNNNNNNNNNNNNNNNNNNNNNNNNNNNNNNNNNNNNNNNNNNNNNNNGGGCGCCTCACTACGTTGCTTGTCTTATGCCTACCGTGCCTGGACAGCCCCCTACGCTTTTGTTTGGCATTTCGTCTTTTTTCTCGTTATAATGGGGAGAAGATATGAGTATGGTGTTTTCTTTAGAAAGGGAGATTCGATGTCTGTCCCACGACCAGGTCAGGAGATTCAAATTCATAGTTATAAGCACAATGGTCAGCTCCATCGGATATGGGATCAAACAATGATATTAAAGGGTACGCAGAATGTGGTCATTGGGGCAAATGATAAGACAAAAGTCGTTGAGAGTGATGGGCGAACGTGGATTACGCGGGAGCCGGCGATTTGTTATTTCCACTCCAAATATTGGTTCAATATCATCGGTATGATAAGAACAGATGGCGTATACTATTACTGTAATGTGAGTTCGCCTTATGTCTACGATGATGAAGCACTCAAATATATTGATTATGACCTTGATGTGAAGGTTTATCCAGATATGACCTACGTCATTTTGGACGAGGATGAATATGACCAGCATCGTCAAGAGATGAATTATCCTCACGTGCTGGATCAGATTCTCAAGAACAACCTGAACCATCTCATTCGATGGATCCGGCAAAGAAAAGGCCCATTTTCTGGTGATTTTATCGACCAGTGGTATGAACGTTACTTAACGTACCTATCTTAGGGAGCCTGTTGATTCAACAGGCTTTTTCTATTGTTTTACAGGAATTCTCACATAACGATCTTCTGAAACAGGGGTAGGTTTTACTCTTCTCCCTATGTACTTAGAGACACGCTTTATAAAGGAATTCAAACTTCATAAGTAGAGGCAGATTGAGAGGTGAAGCAGCTATGAACAGTATGAAGCGGTATATCAAATTCGTCTCTCCATACAAGTGGAAGATTGTACTGACGATTCTAATTGGGATCTTTAAATTTGGAATTCCATTGCTACTACCCTTAATTCTTAAATATGTCATTGATAACGTTGTGAATGCAGAGATTCCACAATCTCAACAAATTAATGAATTGGCATGGATTATGGGAGGGGCGTTGTTTGTATTTGTTGTATTACGACCGCCGATTGAATATTACCGTCAATATTTAGCTCAATGGACAGCAAACAAGATCTTATACGATATCCGTAATAAACTATTCGATCACGTTCAACGGTTATCGCTTCGGTATTACTCGAAGACGAAAACGGGCGAGATCATTTCGCGTATTATTAACGACGTGGAGCAAACGAAGAACTTTATATTAACCGGGCTTATGAACATTTGGCTTGATAGTATTACAATTATAATCGCGCTATCCATTATGTTTACGCTGAACGTGAAGTTGACGCTTGTGTCCATTGCATTGTTCCCTGTATATGGATTTGCGGTCTGGTTCTTCTTCGGAAGACTCCGTCAATATACGCGAGACCGCTCCCAGGCGCTTGCAGAAGTGCAAGGACATTTGCATGAGCGTGTGGCTGGTATGCCGGTTGTACGAAGCTTTGCATTAGAGGAGTATGAGCAAGATAAGTTCGATAAGAAGAATGCGAACTTCCTCAATAAAGCCGTTCAGCATACGAGTTGGAACGCAAAGACGTTTATGGTGACAACGACCATTACTGATTTGGCTCCATTGATTTTAATTGGGGTGTCAGGATTGCTCGTTATTCAAGGGGATATTTCCATCGGGACGATGACGGCCTTTTATGCTTACATGGAAAGAGTCTACTCCCCGCTTCGAAGATTAGTGAACTCGTCCACCACACTTATTCAGTCCATTGCTTCTATGGACCGGGTATTTGAATTTATGGATGAGGATTATGACATTGTCGATAAGAAGCACGCGAAACATATTGAAAACGTACATGGGGATGTAAAGTTCCAGAATGTGTCGTTCCAATACGATGAAGAAGATGCAGAAGTTCTGCACAACGTATCACTCGATGTGGTTAAAGGGGAGACCATTGCATTAGTTGGGATGAGTGGTGGAGGGAAATCAACCCTAATCAGCTTAATCCCTAGGTTCTATGATGTCACGAAAGGATCAATTAAGATTGATGGAATGGACATCCGTGATATGGAAGCAAGAAGCCTGCGCGACAAAGTAGGAATGGTGCTCCAGGACAACATTCTCTTTAGTGATTCAGTAGAAACAAATATTAAGATGGGAAATCCAGAGGCGACGCGTGAACAAGTCATTGAAGCAGCTAAGGCAGCCAACGCTCATGACTTTATCATGGAGTTGTCAGATGGTTATGATACGCTCGTTGGAGAGCGAGGCATTAAGTTGTCAGGTGGACAGAAGCAGCGTGTCGCCATTGCACGCGTATTCTTGAAAAATCCACCGCTGCTCATTTTGGATGAGGCCACATCTGCACTTGATTTAGAGAGTGAGCATTTAATTCAAGAAGCGCTTGAGAAACTGGCTCACGATCGAACGACCTTTATCGTGGCTCACCGATTATCAACCATTACACATGCGGACCGCATTGTGCTTATGCAAAATGGTGAGATTAAAGAAGTGGGAAGTCACAATGAGTTGATGGCAATCAAGGGTCAGTATTATGATTTGTTCCAGGTTCAAGAGTTGGCTACGGATGACAAGCAGATGATTGAGCGGTAAGAAATATAGCTTTTAGACAAACGCCTAGGGTTTAAAACTCTAGGCGTTTTTGTATATAAGTTGGGAAGACCTCCGTATTCCTGCTGGCTGTATATAGATGAAGAAGGGGCGGGGAACCACTCGCTTTCCGGTGGGGAGCTGGTGAGCTTCCTCGGGCAAAAGGCATGCCCTGCGGGATCTCACCTAGGCTCTTGCTCCCACTGGAGTCTCGCAGTCCCCTGCCCCTTCTTGCGATATTGAGTGGACCAGAGTTGGAGTAGTTTTGTCTTCACTCCATCTAGGGATTGATATGACATCCGTAAACTTGTTGACTTTATATAGAAGAAGAAGAAGGGTCAGGGGACTACTCGCTTTCCGGTGGGGAGCTGGTGAGCTTCCTCGGGCGAAGGGCGTGCCCTGCGGGATCTCACCTAAGCTCTTGCTCCCACTGGAGTCTCGCAGT
It encodes the following:
- a CDS encoding nucleoside tri-diphosphate phosphatase, producing the protein MSVPRPGQEIQIHSYKHNGQLHRIWDQTMILKGTQNVVIGANDKTKVVESDGRTWITREPAICYFHSKYWFNIIGMIRTDGVYYYCNVSSPYVYDDEALKYIDYDLDVKVYPDMTYVILDEDEYDQHRQEMNYPHVLDQILKNNLNHLIRWIRQRKGPFSGDFIDQWYERYLTYLS
- a CDS encoding ABC transporter ATP-binding protein; translated protein: MNSMKRYIKFVSPYKWKIVLTILIGIFKFGIPLLLPLILKYVIDNVVNAEIPQSQQINELAWIMGGALFVFVVLRPPIEYYRQYLAQWTANKILYDIRNKLFDHVQRLSLRYYSKTKTGEIISRIINDVEQTKNFILTGLMNIWLDSITIIIALSIMFTLNVKLTLVSIALFPVYGFAVWFFFGRLRQYTRDRSQALAEVQGHLHERVAGMPVVRSFALEEYEQDKFDKKNANFLNKAVQHTSWNAKTFMVTTTITDLAPLILIGVSGLLVIQGDISIGTMTAFYAYMERVYSPLRRLVNSSTTLIQSIASMDRVFEFMDEDYDIVDKKHAKHIENVHGDVKFQNVSFQYDEEDAEVLHNVSLDVVKGETIALVGMSGGGKSTLISLIPRFYDVTKGSIKIDGMDIRDMEARSLRDKVGMVLQDNILFSDSVETNIKMGNPEATREQVIEAAKAANAHDFIMELSDGYDTLVGERGIKLSGGQKQRVAIARVFLKNPPLLILDEATSALDLESEHLIQEALEKLAHDRTTFIVAHRLSTITHADRIVLMQNGEIKEVGSHNELMAIKGQYYDLFQVQELATDDKQMIER